DNA from Variovorax sp. PBL-H6:
GGCCCTCGTCGCTCGTGATGTCGAGCACCACGCTCTTCTTGTTGCGGTTGAACGAGCGGAAGAAGCCGATGCCGAGGCCCGGCAGCCGGCGCGTCTTGTCTCCGCCGGGCGGCTCGATCTTGATCACCTCGGCGCCGAGGTCGGCCAGGATCATCCCGCAGGTGGGGCCCATCACCATGTGGGTGAACTCGACCACGCGAACGCCGGCGAGGGGCAGGGAATCAGCTTCGTTTTTCATGGTGCTTTCGTGTCAGGCCGCCAGGGCTTCGGGCGTGAAGGTCTTGGGCAGGCCGGCGCGCCAGAGCGTGCCGTGCAGTGTCTCCCCGTGGAGCCAACCGGCCACGCGCGCACGCAGCGCGAGCAGCGGCCCGATGTCCACCCCCGTCGCGATGCCCATGCTGCCCAGCATGTACGCGAGGTCCTCGGTGGCCACGTTGCCGCTCGCGCCGGGCGCATGCGGACAGCCGCCGATGCCGGCAAGGCAAGCGTCGAAGCGGCTCACGCCCAGCTCCAGCGCGGCGTAGACATTGGCCAGGCCCAGGCCGCGCGTATCGTGAAAGTGGCCGCACCAGAAGCGCTCGCCTGCGATCTTCAGCGCCTGCTCGAAGAGCCTGCGCACCATCGCCGGGTCGGCGTAGCCCACCGTGTCGGCCAGGCTCACCCGGTCGGCGCCGGCGTCGAGGAGGGCCTGCATCAGACGCAGCACCTCGCCTGGATCGACCTCGCCCTGCAGCGTGCACCCGAAAGCGGTGCCCACGCCGCCTTCGATCAGCGTCTTCGCGCCGGCCGCGTCACGTGCCGCGCGGATGCGGGCGACTTCCGCCACCACTTCGTCGGGTGTCTTGCGCAGGTTGGCCACGCTGTGCGCGTGACTGGCCGACAGCGGCACGATCATCAGGTCGGCGCCGCTCGCAATCGCACTCTCGGCGCCGCGCAGGTTCGGCACCAGCACCGAAACGAACAGCCCGGGCAGTGTCTTGGCAAAGCTCACCAGCTCGGCTGTGTCGGCCAGCTGCGGCAGCAGGCGCGCCGGCACGAAGGAGCCGACCTCGATCTCCCGTTGGCCGGCGGCATGGGCCGCGCGAATCCACTCGCGCTTGCGCTCGGTCGACAGGATGGTGGCGATGCTCTGGAGACCATCGCGCAGGCCGACTTCGCGGATGACGGCGACGCTCGGCAGGCGCGGATTCGATTCGGGCATGGGCTTTGTCTCTCGTGGCCGGCAGGAAACCGGTTCTTGCCAGAACTCTAGGCGTTCCCTATCGTTTGCAAAAGCGGTAATCTGGCATGCCAAACATTCCCATCTGGAACGCCATGCGAGACCTGGACCTCACGAGCCTGCGCCTTTTCGTGGCGGTCTGCGAGACCCGCAACATCGCGCGAGCGGGCGAACAGCACCACATCGTCGCCTCCGCCATCAGCAAGCGGCTGGCCCAGCTCGAAAGCGTGGTCGGTGCCACGCTGTTCGAGCGCCGCCGTCGCGGCGTCACGCCCACGGCGGCCGGCGAGATCCTGTTGGAGCACGCGCGCGCCATGCTGGCCAGTGCCGACCGCGTGGCCCGCGACATGGCGGATTACGGACGTGGCGTGAAGGGCCAGGTGCGGGTGCTGGCCAGCGTGTCCTCCATCGCCGAATTCCTGCCCGACGACATCGCGGATTTCCTGCAGGCGCCGGCGCACCGTGACATTCGCGTCGACATCGAGGAGGCGTTGAGCCGCGACCTGGTGCGCGCGTTGCGCGAAGGCTCGGCGCCGGTCGGCGTGTGCTGGGACGCGGCAGACCTGGAAGGCCTGCAGGCCTGGCCCTACCGACGCGACCGGCTGGCGCTGGTTGCTCATCCCTCGCACCCGATCTCGCGGCGGCGGCGCTGCAGCTTCGAGGAGACGCTGGAGTTCGACCACGTGGGCCTGCCAGCCTCCACTGCGGTCCACACGATGTTGGCCCGCGCCGCCGCCATCATCGGGCGTCCGCTCAGCTACCGCGCGGTGGTGTCGACCTTCGATGCAGCGCTGCGCTGCGTGCGTGCCGGCCTGGGCATCGCCGTGGTGCCGCGCGAGGTGGTCGACCCGGTGGTGCAGAGCTTGGGACTGCGCGTGGTGCCGCTGTCCGACCCGTGGGCCGAGCGACGCTTTGCGATCTGTTTTCGCAGCGAAGCCAATCTCTCGCCGGCCGCCAAGCTGCTGGTGGCGCACTTGCGCGAGCGCGCCGCAGCGAGCTGAAGGAGGTGAAAGGTCGCGAAATCTGTTGAACGACCCGGATTCCCAAGACCCCCTCGTAGAATTTTTTTCTACTAATTTTTCGGGGGGTTACATGAGACTCGTCGGTATCGGCTTTTCAGCACTCGCGCTCGTCGGGCTCATTGCCTGTTCCAAGATTCCCGACACGGTAAAGATCGGCGTCGCCCAGCCCTTGTCGGGCCCACTGGCCGCATTGGGCAAGGACATGCTCCAGGGCGTCGAGCTGGCGGTGAAGGAGATCAACGCCAGCGGCGTCGTGGTGGACGGAAAGACCGTGCACTTCCAGATCGTTGCCGTCGACGATCAATCGAGCCCAGGCGTCGGCGCGCAGGTTGCCAGCCATCTCGTCGACGAGGGCGTCGTTGCCGTCATCGGCCATCTCAATTCCGGTGTGAGCATTCAGGCTGCGCCCATCTACGCCGCAAGGAACATCCCCCAGCTCGCGATCTCCACCCAGCCCAAGTACACGCAGCTCGGCTTCCCGACCACGCTGCGGCTGGTGGCCAGCGACACGATCCAGGGGCGCGCAATGGGCGCGTATGCAGCAACCACGCTGAGCGAAAGCGCAGGTGCCTGTGCGGTCGTCGACGACAGCACGTCGTATGGCAAGGCGCTGGCCGACCTTGCGGAAAAATCGCTCAGCGGCCATGGCCGAACCGTCGCCTTGCGCCGATCCTTCGATGACAAGACGACCGAATTCGGTTCGCTGGTCAAGGAGTTGAAGACCCGTTCGGTCGAGACCATCGTCACCACCCTTGCGGACTTCCAAGTCGTCGCATTGATCGAACAGCTGGCAGCCGCCGAGCTGACCAACATCAAGATCGTTGGCGGCGATACGCTCAAGACGAACAAGCTGCTCGCACGAAAGCTCCCGCTCGAAGTCTTCGCCACATCGCCCGTGCTGGAGCCGCGGGAGTTCTACCGCGGCGCAAAGTTCGTCGAGGCCTTCAGCGCTGCGTACGGCCACCCGCCGGTGTATGGGTCGCACTATGCCTACGACGCGATGTACCTGCTGTCCAACGCGGTGCACCGAGCCAACTCGGTGGATGGCAAGGTGCTGACGACCAAGCTTCGCGAGCTCGACTTCATGGCCCCGGTCACCAACGTGATGAAGTTCGGGCCCGACGGCGAGCAGCTGTACGGCAGTGTCGGCGTCTATCGACCGCGCGGGGGCCGCTGGGAACCGTTGATGAGCTCAGATCGCTGGTAAACGGGGGCGCCCAGGCTAGCGAGCGGTCTCCTGCGCCTCCAGGGTTTTTTTCATGACGCGCATCCCCTCATCGATCATGCCGGCGATGGGCCCCGCCATCTCGCGCGGCAGCAAATCGGCTATCCAGACCAGCCGGCTTTGCCCACCGCCCTCGTCGAAGATCTGCAGCGATGCGTTGTGATGGCTGAGCCGGCCGCCGCTGGCCGACCAGACCAGGCGCCGCGCGGTATCGTCCAGGTCGACGATCACCTCCCGCGCTACCACGCCGTTGCCGAAGGTGACGATGCGCGCATCGCCCTCCAGCTTGCAGTCGGTCACGAAGCCGGGCACCAGCCGGTGGTGGATGGCGCCGATGTCGCGCACCGCCTCCCAGACCTGCGCGGCGCTCGCGGCCACCTGCGTTTCACGCCGAATGCTTGCCATGTGCGAGTCTCCTGTGGCGAGTCGTTGACAGACCAGTGTAGGCCCGGCGCGCCGTCAGCGCGAGACGCCCAGCAAGCGCTCCAGCACCTCGGGCTGGTCACGCAAGGTCGCGGCGCGATCGGCATGCACCACCGTGCCATGGTCCAGCACCACCGCTTGGTCGGAAATGGCGAGGATGGCCTGCGGATGCTGCTCGACGATGATGGCCGCGAGGCCTTCGTCCTGCGTGATGCGGCGAATTGCGCGCAGCAGTTCCTCCACGATGATCGGCGCCAGCCCCTCGAGCGGCTCGTCGAGCAGCAGCAGGCGCGGATTCACCACCAGCGCACGTCCCACGGCCAGCATCTGCTGCTCGCCGCCGGACAGTTGCGTGCCCAGGTTGCGCTTCCGCTCGGCCAGGCGCGGGAACATCTCATAGACGCGTTGCGGGTTCCATCGGCCGGGCCGCTCCACTGCCGTCAGGTTCTCGTGCACCGTGAGCGACTTGAAGATGTTGCGCTCCTGCGGCACCCAGCCGATGCCGGCCGCCGCGCGCTGGTGCGGCGAGAGCTTGTGCAGCGCCGAACCCGACAGCGTGATACTGCCGCCGTGCTGGCGCGTCGCGCCCGCCAGCGTGTTGATCAGCGTGGTCTTGCCCGTGCCGTTGCGGCCCAGCAGTGCCAGCGTCTGGCCCTCGCCGAGGCCGAGCGATATGTCGTGCAGCACCACGGCCTCTCCGTAGCCGGCACTCAGCTTGTCGATGCGCAACAGCTCAGACATGCACGGCCCCCTGCCCCAGATAGACCTCCTTGACCTTCGGATCGTTGGCAATCGTGTCCGGGTCGCCTTCCGTGAGCAAGGCCCCGTTGACCAGCACCGTCATGCGGTCGGCGAAGCTGAACACCAGGTCCATGTCGTGCTCGATGAGCAGCACCGAGACATCGGCCGGCAACGCGGACACCGTTTGCAGCAGTTCCTCGCGCTCGCCCGCCGGCACGCCGGCGACCGGCTCATCCAGCAGCAGCACGCGCGGCTCGCAGGCCAGCGCGATCGCGATCTCGAGCAGGCGGCGCTTGCCATAGGCCAGCTCCCGCGTCGCCTGGCGCGCGACGTCGGTGAGACGGAACTGCTCCAGCAGCTGCTCGGCCCGTTCCGAGACCTGCGCTGCGGCGCCCAGCGGGCGCCACCACTGCGCGCCGAGGCCCGAGCGCTGCGACACGACCAATGCCAAGGTTTCCAGCGGCGTCATCGAGTCGAAGAGCTGATTGATCTGGAAGGTGCGCACCATGCCACGCGTCACGCGGGCATGCGGTGCCAGGCGCGTGATGTCCTCGCCCTCCAGGACGATGCGTCCGGCAGTCGGCGTGAGCACGCCCGTCAGCAGGTTGACCAGCGTGGTCTTGCCGGCACCGTTGGGGCCGATCAGCGCGTGGCGCGCACCTCGCTTCAGGTTCAGCGTCACATTGTCCGTGGCCGTGATGCCGCCGAAGCGCATCACCAGCCCGGTGGCGGAGAGCACGATGTTGTCGCTCATCGCGCCGCACCCGCTCGCCTGCCGAACCACGTCCAGGGCTTGAGCAGCCGGTCGCGCCCGACCAGCACCAGCAGCACGAGGATCAATCCGACCCAGAACATCCAGTACTGCGGCGTGACCGTCGACAACGCGTCTTGCAGCAGCTTGAAGACGATGGCCCCTGCGATGCCGCCGTAGAGCCAGCCCACGCCGCCGATCACCAGCATCAGCAGCACGTCGGCCGAGCGGTCGAAGGCCAGCACGTCGAGCGAGGCGAAGCCGCTCGTTTGCGCGAGCAGCGCGCCCGCCGCGCCGGCCACTCCTGCCGCGACCGTGTAGATCACCGCGATGCGCGAGACCACCGGAATGCCGATCGCCATCGCACGCAGCCGGTTGTCACGGATTGCCTTGAGCGTGGCGCCGAAGGAGGACTGCACCAGGCGCCGCATCACGATGAACAGCAGCAGCAGCACGGCCAGCGAGTACCACGCTGCCGTGCGGCCATAGAGGTCGAAGTCGAACAGGCCCAGCACCGGCCCCATCACCACGCCCTGCAGCCCGTCGGCGCCGCCGGTGAGCCAGTCCAGCTTGTTCGCCAATTCGAGCAGCAGCAGCGCGGTGCCCAGCGTGACCATCAGCCGCGTGAGGTCGCTGCCGCGCAGGATGGTGACGCTGGCCAAGGCGCCAACCGCGGCAGACGCGACGATGGCAACCACCAGGCCCACGGTCGGGTCGGGCATCACGTGCTTGGCGAAGAGCGCGGCCGTGTAGGCGCCGAAGCCGAAGAAAGCCGCATGGCCCAGCGAGACGATGCCTGTGTAGCCGAGGATCAAGTCGAGCGACAGCGCGAACAGCGCAATGATCGCGATCTCGTTGATCATCAGCGCCTTCGAGGGCAGCAGCGCCGGCAGCACGAAGACAACCGCCCAGAAGACGAACTCCCATGGCCGCCAGCGCGTCCTGGCGAGCAGCGCGTCGCGTGAATCCATCTGCTAACGCCCTCCCCGCCGCGTGAACAATCCCTGCGGACGCCACATCAGGATCAGGATCATCAGCAGGTACACC
Protein-coding regions in this window:
- a CDS encoding branched-chain amino acid ABC transporter substrate-binding protein: MRLVGIGFSALALVGLIACSKIPDTVKIGVAQPLSGPLAALGKDMLQGVELAVKEINASGVVVDGKTVHFQIVAVDDQSSPGVGAQVASHLVDEGVVAVIGHLNSGVSIQAAPIYAARNIPQLAISTQPKYTQLGFPTTLRLVASDTIQGRAMGAYAATTLSESAGACAVVDDSTSYGKALADLAEKSLSGHGRTVALRRSFDDKTTEFGSLVKELKTRSVETIVTTLADFQVVALIEQLAAAELTNIKIVGGDTLKTNKLLARKLPLEVFATSPVLEPREFYRGAKFVEAFSAAYGHPPVYGSHYAYDAMYLLSNAVHRANSVDGKVLTTKLRELDFMAPVTNVMKFGPDGEQLYGSVGVYRPRGGRWEPLMSSDRW
- a CDS encoding hydroxymethylglutaryl-CoA lyase, with amino-acid sequence MPESNPRLPSVAVIREVGLRDGLQSIATILSTERKREWIRAAHAAGQREIEVGSFVPARLLPQLADTAELVSFAKTLPGLFVSVLVPNLRGAESAIASGADLMIVPLSASHAHSVANLRKTPDEVVAEVARIRAARDAAGAKTLIEGGVGTAFGCTLQGEVDPGEVLRLMQALLDAGADRVSLADTVGYADPAMVRRLFEQALKIAGERFWCGHFHDTRGLGLANVYAALELGVSRFDACLAGIGGCPHAPGASGNVATEDLAYMLGSMGIATGVDIGPLLALRARVAGWLHGETLHGTLWRAGLPKTFTPEALAA
- a CDS encoding ABC transporter ATP-binding protein; protein product: MSDNIVLSATGLVMRFGGITATDNVTLNLKRGARHALIGPNGAGKTTLVNLLTGVLTPTAGRIVLEGEDITRLAPHARVTRGMVRTFQINQLFDSMTPLETLALVVSQRSGLGAQWWRPLGAAAQVSERAEQLLEQFRLTDVARQATRELAYGKRRLLEIAIALACEPRVLLLDEPVAGVPAGEREELLQTVSALPADVSVLLIEHDMDLVFSFADRMTVLVNGALLTEGDPDTIANDPKVKEVYLGQGAVHV
- a CDS encoding ABC transporter ATP-binding protein — its product is MSELLRIDKLSAGYGEAVVLHDISLGLGEGQTLALLGRNGTGKTTLINTLAGATRQHGGSITLSGSALHKLSPHQRAAAGIGWVPQERNIFKSLTVHENLTAVERPGRWNPQRVYEMFPRLAERKRNLGTQLSGGEQQMLAVGRALVVNPRLLLLDEPLEGLAPIIVEELLRAIRRITQDEGLAAIIVEQHPQAILAISDQAVVLDHGTVVHADRAATLRDQPEVLERLLGVSR
- a CDS encoding branched-chain amino acid ABC transporter permease, with the protein product MDSRDALLARTRWRPWEFVFWAVVFVLPALLPSKALMINEIAIIALFALSLDLILGYTGIVSLGHAAFFGFGAYTAALFAKHVMPDPTVGLVVAIVASAAVGALASVTILRGSDLTRLMVTLGTALLLLELANKLDWLTGGADGLQGVVMGPVLGLFDFDLYGRTAAWYSLAVLLLLFIVMRRLVQSSFGATLKAIRDNRLRAMAIGIPVVSRIAVIYTVAAGVAGAAGALLAQTSGFASLDVLAFDRSADVLLMLVIGGVGWLYGGIAGAIVFKLLQDALSTVTPQYWMFWVGLILVLLVLVGRDRLLKPWTWFGRRAGAAR
- a CDS encoding SRPBCC family protein, giving the protein MASIRRETQVAASAAQVWEAVRDIGAIHHRLVPGFVTDCKLEGDARIVTFGNGVVAREVIVDLDDTARRLVWSASGGRLSHHNASLQIFDEGGGQSRLVWIADLLPREMAGPIAGMIDEGMRVMKKTLEAQETAR
- a CDS encoding LysR family transcriptional regulator translates to MRDLDLTSLRLFVAVCETRNIARAGEQHHIVASAISKRLAQLESVVGATLFERRRRGVTPTAAGEILLEHARAMLASADRVARDMADYGRGVKGQVRVLASVSSIAEFLPDDIADFLQAPAHRDIRVDIEEALSRDLVRALREGSAPVGVCWDAADLEGLQAWPYRRDRLALVAHPSHPISRRRRCSFEETLEFDHVGLPASTAVHTMLARAAAIIGRPLSYRAVVSTFDAALRCVRAGLGIAVVPREVVDPVVQSLGLRVVPLSDPWAERRFAICFRSEANLSPAAKLLVAHLRERAAAS